A DNA window from Ipomoea triloba cultivar NCNSP0323 chromosome 10, ASM357664v1 contains the following coding sequences:
- the LOC116032256 gene encoding G-type lectin S-receptor-like serine/threonine-protein kinase At2g19130 — MPGMRLKVNKKTGKRNLIRSWIGRDDPQPGKLSWGMDPKGSPQFLIWKDDKPYYRSNLYLLTVENDDEYFSYGYADTSIQIRFILIPDGHIQALLRQKKSDEWLIQWQVPATDWFKPKSQRDWDKGNYGGGCVRRKDLQCDGNDRFMRLPRMKWPDHSTSLGNMTFEECEIACSRNCSCSAFAYANISTDSTVNCLNWFGDLVDLTHNNSAGLNGFGQDLYVRVHSSELDGSSGNEHSAHKNKGLVAIIVASVSAFFLVAVLAYILNRKYFRRKDLVSKKSTLVNSMSTTPLSLLEKMI; from the exons ATGCCGGGGATGAGGCTAAAGGTAAACAAGAAAACTGGAAAACGGAACTTAATCAGATCTTGGATAGGCAGAGATGATCCCCAGCCAGGGAAACTCTCGTGGGGAATGGATCCTAAAGGATCTCCCCAGTTTTTGATTTGGAAAGATGATAAACCTTATTATAGGAGCAATTTGTATTTACTTACAGTAG AAAATGATGATGAATATTTCAGCTATGGATATGCTGACACCTCAATTCAAATAAGGTTCATTTTGATTCCAGATGGTCATATTCAGGCACTGTTGAGGCAAAAAAAGAGTGATGAATGGTTGATACAGTGGCAGGTGCCCGCCACCGATT GGTTTAAACCGAAATCTCAGAGAGATTGGGATAAGGGGAATTATGGTGGAGGGTGTGTGAGGAGAAAAGATCTGCAATGCGATGGGAATGATAGGTTCATGAGGCTTCCGAGGATGAAATGGCCTGATCATTCGACTTCATTGGGGAATATGACATTTGAGGAATGTGAAATTGCGTGTTCTAGGAACTGCTCTTGCAGTGCTTTTGCATATGCGAATATCAGTACTGACTCTACTGTCAATTGTTTAAACTGGTTTGGCGACTTGGTCGATTTGACACATAACAATTCAGCTGGTCTTAATGGTTTTGGCCAAGATCTCTATGTTCGTGTTCATTCATCTGAGCTAG ATGGAAGTAGTGGAAATGAACATTCAGCTCACAAAAACAAAGGTCTTGTTGCAATAATAGTTGCTTCGGTCTCTGCATTCTTTCTTGTTGCAGTTTTGGCATATATCCTCAACCGGAAATACTTTAGAAGGAAAG ATTTGGTATCTAAGAAGTCTACACTTGTTAACTCAATGTCGACTACACCCCTTAGCTTGCTTGAAAAGATGATATAG
- the LOC116032257 gene encoding G-type lectin S-receptor-like serine/threonine-protein kinase At4g27290: protein MLQTTSMKQTNLERGFLSEFGMVAIKRLSKRSSQGLEEFMNELKLIAKLQHTNLMEVVEMNIQLTKTKLGDDGNLQLLNGRKNIIWSTNISGSELAGNPVEAYLQNNGNLILKQGDSPIWESFDDAGGDTLMPGMKLKPGKFSWGMDPKGSPQFFIWKENNPYYRSNLYQDGFTKSMYFSRSGQTTAYSFVAENDEVYFRYVCDNPLIQMRFVLTPDGYIEPMLRKTKSDQWQIPWKVPRNPCELYARCGSFGSCEKIGLPSQSICRCLEGFKPKSQREWDNGNYSAGCERKREVRCHSKDDKFKKLEKMKWPDFSVSLGNVQGVRGRWSFFGLSPCFRMRFSLFCR from the exons ATGCTACAGACAACTTCGATGAAGCAAACAAACTTGGAGAGG GGGTTTTTATCGGAGTTTGGGATGGTAGCCATCAAAAGGCTTTCTAAGCGATCGTCTCAAGGTCTGGAGGAGTTCATGAATGAGTTGAAGCTAATTGCAAAACTACAGCATACGAATCTT ATGGAAGTGGTGGAAATGAACATTCAGCTCACAAAAACAAAG CTCGGCGATGATGGGAATTTGCAGCTTTTGAACGGCCGCAAAAATATCATATGGTCCACAAATATCTCCGGCTCCGAACTAGCCGGAAACCCAGTGGAGGCTTATCTGCAGAACAACGGAAATCTCATTCTGAAACAGGGTGATAGCCCAATTTGGGAGAGCTTTGACGACGCCGGCGGCGACACATTAATGCCGGGGATGAAGCTCAAG CCAGGGAAATTCTCCTGGGGAATGGATCCAAAAGGGTCTCCACAATTTTTCATTTGGAAAGAAAACAACCCTTATTACAGAAGCAATTTATACCAAGATGGGTTTACTAAATCTATGTACTTTTCAAGATCAGGCCAAACGACAGCCTACTCTTTTGTTGCAGAAAATGATGAAGTTTATTTCCGCTACGTCTGCGATAATCCCTTAATTCAAATGAGGTTTGTCTTGACCCCAGATGGGTATATTGAGCCAATGTTGAGGAAGACTAAAAGTGACCAATGGCAGATTCCATGGAAGGTGCCAAGGAATCCCTGTGAGCTCTACGCGCGCTGTGGTTCATTCGGAAGCTGTGAGAAAATTGGGCTTCCATCACAGTCCATTTGCAGGTGTTTGGAAGGGTTTAAGCCGAAATCCCAGAGAGAATGGGACAATGGAAATTACAGTGCAGGGTGTGAGAGGAAGAGGGAGGTTAGGTGTCATAGTAAGGATGATAAGTTCAAAAAGTTGGAGAAGATGAAATGGCCTGATTTCTCagtttctttggggaatgtgcAGGGTGTGAGAGGAAGATGGAGTTTCTTTGGGCTATCACCCTGTTTCAGAATGAGATTTTCGTTGTTTTGCAGATAA